DNA from Phragmites australis chromosome 16, lpPhrAust1.1, whole genome shotgun sequence:
AAGAATTTTGGAAGCTTCCCTTAGTCCGCTCAATAAGGCGCCATGCATTGTTGCAGGGTATGAACGATTTGTTGCTTCTCCAGCAAAGAAGAGCCGGCCATTGACACTCTCAGCGAGAATATCGTAGTCGGCACCAGAAGACCCAACTCTGATGTGAGAGTACGAACCCCAGCAAAAAGGATCACTACCCCATCTCGTGCAAACTGATTGAATGGGATCAGGAACAGTGACACCTTTTGGACCATAGATACCTGGACAACATCAATAAAAATAAGTTCATTGTTTATCATAAGGAAAGAAAAATTACTATTTCAAGATAGAGAAAGTTATGTGCATCTCCCCTAGTTATTAGCCCATTGCATTCCCATGTTTTTGTTATCTACATTCCACTCCATTATTGTTGTAATGTGCTTATTCTTGAACCTTGTGTACTAAAACAAGATGCACATGGTATGCATCCAAATATGCAATCCCCTTTGTTGATATAcaattcgagaaaaaaaaagtatttcTTTTAGTTGTGATCTTTAAACCAAAGCATCCATCAAGCATTATTCAAGATGATAGAATGATATaatcttcctttctttttctcctatTCATCGTTTCCTTTTTATACTCATACACTCCAAAAGGAATATTTGCATCCACATTTATCTCAGACAAAAGATTAGCTATGCAATTAATTCCTAAAGATTACTTATATTATaacttttcttcctttttctctctggTTTTTTCCCTCAAAGCAGCCATTTTCTAACACATATTTATATCATATAAGAAACAGATAAAAGggtaaataaaaatatatatacagaaCAGGAACCTAAGAGCCAGCTTGAACCATAAGAAGGTTGTAATACGACCAAACTCCCATTCTAGTTCCTAATCAGAGAGCTATGATATCGAGAGAAAACTTAGTAATTATTGGTAACTCCCATTCAAATTGTATTAAGTCTCAATAATATGAATTAGGAGAAAGTCTTTCTGAACCCCTTAATTATTGGGGTGTGTCTGCTCTAACCCTGACTTACAAAACCGTCCAAACATTCCTTAAATTTATAGAACTGGTCAACTGGAAAACATAAACCCCTCAGTTAGTTTTCACTCCATTGTAGATGACATGACAATGACTCGGTAAATCATATCCGCTTGCTCCTCTCGACACAACTAAAGCCAGTCAGTGGCTCCTGCCCTTCAACTCCATGAGGCCATCAGCTCTTTCTCTTCCACCCCTAGCAGCGGCTGTCTCTACTCTTTCTCCGTTCTCTCTCTGCCGCGTCCACCCCTATTCCACATGATCTCATCCTCATCCACAAGCTCCATTTGTCCCTGCCATCACCAATGCCATAAAACAGTAGAGggtagaggaggaaggagatcCTACAGGTGGTCCTAAGCAGATGTGAAAGGGTAGAAGAGAGGATGAAGAAGGGTACTGAGGGGCGCCACAGTCTGTAGGAAACTTTGATTTGTTGAGTTGTCGCAATGTTGTCAGTCAAGTCAGCCACCATGGTAGCAAAATCACCTTGTGAACCACAATAAGCTCTGTTTGGATAGGCGGGGATTGGAATGAACTGGCCACGATCCTAATCTGAGGGGATTGGGGCTAATCTGCATAATCCCTCTCCATCCAAACAAGCCTTCAGGGAGCCCTTGCACCGGTTTTGTAAGGTCAGTGAGGTATTTAGATGGGTTTGTAGTTTAGGGGATAGAGTAAAGGCGTCGTAATAGTATAAGGGATCAGATAGTCTTACTGGTTTGGCAAATTTTGCTGCTGGACACACCCACTTTGTGGTTTTAGCCGCTGGACActgaatttttttatctttgggGGAAGACACTAGCAAATAGTGGATATTTGCTGATGGACACCGGGCACATTAAAATATGATATGTTGCTGAGTAGGAGAGAGAAACAGTCCAAAATGccccttcttctttcttcccaTCTCTCCCCTTCTCTGCTCCCTTCTAACCTGATGGCCTTCATCTTCATAGCATCATGCACGGAGGGGCTGGCTGCATTGAACCCAGTCTGAAATGATTTTGGGAGCAGCAGCAAGACTTAAGGTGGCGATGGAGGTCTATTTGAGACGACGACGGGTGGATTCAAGTTGGGGATGACCGATGCTCCATGAGTGCTGATTCGGCTAGAACCAGAGCAGCCTGATGGTGGGCTGAGTTGGCGTGTGAAGGCATCGAGGGTGTGGGCGTCAGCGTGGTTGTGGCGCTGCGTGAACCATGCCAGGTCAGCCCAGGTGAAGTCCACGTACCGCCACAGCTGTGCTCAGGCAAGGTGTGGGGGCGAATGCACCGCTCGGTCGTCACACGAGTACAGGAACAAGGCCAGTGACCAGCGCTCACACTCCACATGCTCCACCACGCGGTGGACCTCTGACGGGTAGTGTCGCGATGGTCATGACGGCTGGGCCAGGGCCTTGACTCGCTCCAAGGTGGCGAGATCATGCACACCTGAGAACATGAATTCCATGCATATTCGATCCAACACTGGGCTTTCGTCCGATTCCATCCCACATTTGCTTTTGTTTCAATCAACAAGCCCATGTGTTTGCGTTTAGGGATCGTAATAGTTGAAACTCGGACTCAAGAATCGGTCTTGACATGAACAATGGCGCAAGAAGATATGGTTCCTAGCTGGCCCTTGGCTCTGGTTGGATAGGAAGCATGACATAGAAGGACCCGACATGTGGGTCCAAGGGCAAAATGGACTATTTACCTCGTTTCTCTCCCCTTCTCAGCTGTAAATAATGATTTTAATGCGCCCAGTGTCCATCAGCAAATATCCACTATTTGGTAGTGTCTTCCCCCAAAGATCGAAAATTTCAGTGTCCAGCAGCTAAAACCACGAAGTGGGAGTGTCCAACAGCAAAAATTGCCTATTGCTTTCATTCATAAAAAGTGTTTAACCCAAAAATTACTATGTCTATGCTCAAAGATCATTGACCAGCTTGCTCTGCCAATACCATAGTCATAACTCTAGTGAACCTATCTTTCTTTGGACTAATAACTCCATTGTTAATGCTTATTTTATCATAGGTTGAAAAGTTCACATCATAATGCAAGCACATCAAATGCCTGCCATTAATTATGTAAAATAACATTATTAGCATTATTAGTTATTTATTGTGGCAATACGTAGAAAATGTCAACAGTACAAATCTTAAAGGGGTAAATGGTTCAACAAACATAAACATGAATTCACTCAAAAGGACTACCCAATTAAATCAGCACAAGTACCACTGTAATAAATATAGTGTGAACAAGTCTAGTAAGTTCCAAATGTGAAATTTCATGCTACAACCATCCTACTTGTATTAATACAACACATCTACTTGTTTTAGTATCATTTAAACCAAATCATAAACCAGCACATGGCACGTCAATTAATTATGGAGTGACAAAAATGTGTGAAATATGTTCAGCCATCCAGTGAGCAACTGAGCATGTACCATGTATGACACTCCAAGATATAAGATGCATCATTTAGACATTTCCACTTAGTATTAGTCATTATGTTATCCACAGAAATACAAAGTATGTGCTTGTCTTAAAAATCCCAATGCGCTTCTACTGGCATGTACCAAGCAAAGTAGCAAGCAGTTCTAATGCTTGGAGTTCCTATAATAGGTTCAATTGCAATTAAACTTATGAAAATACAGAGGGACTATTAGTTTTAGAGTTCACCTTTAAGAATGCTGAGTACTTGATGAAGTGCAACAACAGGATCAACCTTTTCAAACTCCAAAGCAGCCTCTCCTGCCACAAGCGCGATAAGAACTGCACCACCAGAGACAGTATGGTAGCTGTAGAAGAGAAAGAACTTCCCACGTTTGCTACTCTCCTtattcaaacacccaaatgtGTCAATCTCCTCATCCCAAAACACATGGGGAAACACCATGGCCACCTTGTTCAACAGCCCAAACCCCAACCTCTGTATTGCCCCAAGCTTCTGCTCAGGCAACTCCGGGTCAAACACAACGCTCCCACTCTTGAGCACTCCAAGAGGGACAGTACATAGCGCCATATCAGCCTGGAAAACCTGCCCTCCTTCCACCGTGACACTAACCCCATCCACTCCATGTTCAATGCGCTTCACTGTCTTTTCATACAACACTGGTACACCATCACACAATGCGTGCACAAGTCGGGAATTCCCTCCGGCTAAGAAGCAATGATCTCCCCCCATCTCGTAAGCATCGTCCTGGTCCCAGTGTGCGAGGGAGAGCTCTGATAGGCAACCGGCGTTGGAAAATTCCAGGTTCGCCAAATGCCAATCCAAAACCACCCTCTCCTCCTCGGTCCTTGCCACATGGTAGAGCCTCCTGAGCTTCTCAATCCCTTCCCCCAGTGAGATCCCCTCTGCGGCCTCATTGAGAGACTCCCGGAGCCTGGTGGCGTGGTCCAGAAGAGTGTTGAACACCAGATCGATGCTCCTGTCCAGCCTGGTCTCCACGGTCCGGCCGTCGGGGTAGTACAGCGGGCACCGGTCCCGCACCTTGTGCAGTGGGATGCTAAGCTGCCGCGCGAGCACGCCGAGCGGGTTGGCGTGGATGCCGGTGATGACGCTGCCGccgagctcgacggcggccTTGCCCCCGCCGAGGCGGGACGTGTAGACGCGGCCGCCGGGGCGCGAACGACCCTCGAAGACGAGCACGCGGAGGCCGAAGCGGAGGAGctggcgagcggcggcgagccCGGCGAGCCCCGCGCCGACGACGAGGACGGAGGCTACGGCGGCGCCATGAGGCGCGGAGTCGGCGGGCGGGGCGGCGGGGAAGGCGGCGGACACGCCGAAGTTGATGTGGCCCTCGCGGGCGAGGAACCCGTGGGCCGCGGCGACGAGGTGGTCGTAGGTGGCGGCCACAGTCTCGAGCACGCGCGCGCGAGGGAGCGGCGCGCTCGGGTCGGCGCGCCAGGAGGCGAGGATGTGGTTGCGGACGACGATGTAGTCGTTGGGCGCGTCGGCGATGGGGGCCGGGAGGAGGGGCCGCTCCTGGGGTAGAAGTTCGTCGATGGGGAACCCGAGAGACAGCGCAATGAGCGCCTCCGTCTCCGTCTCCCGCTGCCGTTCCTCGGCCGAGAGGCGCCGCAGCCGGCGGATGCGCCGCGACGGAGCGTCGCCGAGGTAGGCCTGCAGCGCGGCGTCGAGCAGGGACTCGTCGTACGACGCCCGACGCGACGACGCCGCGCgacgcggcggccggcgcggcgtCGGTGACGGCGACATCGCCGGGATCGAGCGAGCGGGGGGTTTAGGTGTGGATTGGTTTGGTTGGGAGGGACTGAGGGAGGACCGAGGTGGGAACTGAATGGGGTGGCGACGGGAgaatgacaggtggggccgggATAGCAGTGAGAGAATGCGTGGCATACAGTGGGCCCGGGATGACAGGTGGGTGTGGCGCGATGACGTGGGATCTGCTCGTTCGcggcccacatgtcagtgtaCGGATCGGGGCTTGCGTGGTATGCGACAGTTGCGTGTTTCTTTCCGCACCTCGCTGAACGATGGGCTCCACTTATAGTGAGCCCACGTGTCTGTGATACGTGTATGAAATGTCTGCTGTGAAGTGGGGATGCGCGCGAGGAGGTGAGGCGCTCGTGTGGTGGTGGGCTCCACCGCTCCAGACAGTTAAAGGCCCATCTACTTCGTGGTGGGGCCCAAACATGAGTCATTAATCCATATGGAGCGTTCAATAATTGACGAGCGAACAGAACGCGAATCATGCCACGTGACCGTTCTCTTTTGCTTCTTACGTGGGCCGACACATGCTCCTTTCGACCCGGCCCATTTTTTTGGGCCCAGTTCGCAGCTTGAGCTGAGTTGACCGAATTCTACCAGCTCTTCGatcacgattttttttatttactaaTTTAGCAGAAATATACATCTGCTTCagaaatttgcaaaaatgatataGCAGGCCGCTTGTGTGTGCAAAGATTCAGAAATATTTCTCTCCCACTTAAAGAGTGAGAAGGGtgttttttatttgtattttctaCTCCAGAGATAGTAAATTTTATATAAGACaagataggttttttttttaaaaatgtgtATAAGCAATTTCATTGGATAGTAGGATCCAATATTTTTAATGACAGATAAACGTGGATAAAAATGTTTAGGGTTAATACAAATTTCATGGTACATGATTTAAGGATAATAGAATATCGGAGATAGAACAAAGAATCTACTACATTGAGCAAGGATATTTCACCATTTGGCTGCAATTAATTATGACACCCATGacataaaaattacacacatgcatcctCTTTGACCAATGTCAGCGATAGAGACATAGTAAATTGGTCCACGGGCATCGCGATAAGTCCTCTGTCCTACTACAGGTGCTACAACAACCTTTCAGTCGAGCTACTTCTAACCTCCACTTAACAAAAATTCTAGATtattgccttctccatgtacacATCATATACATAAAGAACATACTATTTTATATTATTccctgcaaaaacaagttaagcatAGAATTGAATTCTAACAACGCGATGTAATCACGCTATACTAAAAGTTCTACGCTTGGACAGTACAATGtagatcgtatctatgaaaATACTATGAAAATTTCATcaatttgatcatatcaagcagATTATGAGACATTCAGAAACACCTCTATTTTCATATTAAAATGAGAATTCAAATGGATTTTTGCCTTTTATAGCGGTCAAGCATTTTTTGCCCTCTCAATAAACGTGAAATCGCCCTGGCCAATGGATCACCTTTTGAGaggtagattttttttctttctaaatctCGCTTTTTCACTGAGTAATCAATTTCCTTAGTTCATCAGAACCATGATTCCCATGGATCACTTATTAATTGAAAGATTTTTATAAAGCTTGCCCTCTCAGCAAGGGATCCATTTTTTGTCTCGATGGTAGCTGTGCAAGCTACGGTGGTAGGTTGTGGTCTCTCCTTACACTCTAGTTGGGTGATGACATTGATTAGCCCCTCACAGGGGAGCCCTCTGAAGTTGTGACAGACGCTTCTTTATGATCCTATAAAACGGATGCATATTTTTgttaaattagaaaattaatatatctgtactacttaaaaaaatgtGTAGAGCGTCGTTGTTCTGCTTCTATTCCCATTTCGCTCCGCGATTCCCATTCCGCTCCCACCCATCCCCGCCGTGCAATTTCCATTCCTAGCCACAATGCCGCATCGTCgctcccccacccccccccctctcaccCTCCTCCGTCGCTCCAATCCCTCATGCAACTGCCTCCTTCGTCCGTCTCCGCTCCCCTTCCCTCGCCCGTTCCGCTCTCAAATCCGGCCTCCCCTTCCCTCCAACACCAGGCAACCCCATTGGATCCACGTTGCAGCAACAGCGACCGCTGTCGGAAAATCCGCCGAAGGGCCGCGCAGGACCTCGCCTACCCCCTCCTCAACCTGAGCCCGACTGGAGCCCGCCGatgctccttcttcttccccatggCCGGCCGCATCCACCAAAGCTCAACCCCCTCCGTCGACCCGCCTCTCCGGCCACTCTCTGACCGAGCCGACTCCACCACGATACCCCCCTCACCGAGGTGAAGCTCCCCAGCCtcttccccctccctctctccctctgaatCGCGCCGTTGCCATCGTGCCCCACTTGCCGCTGCCATGGGCTCGCCGCTGACCTAACTCCGGCCAGTCCATGCCGTCGCCGACCCCCAAAACAGGTTCTCCGTCTCACACTAGACCTCCTTGTACCACCCGTCGGTCGAACCTCGTCGTTGTTTGCCGCCGACGAGCGGTCAAAATTCGATCAACGCCAAGTCCCCTCTCCCCATGTGCTCGGCTctgggaagaagaaagaaagaaacgatggcttgggcttggggaagaagaaagaggagacTGAGCGGGCCAGCCTAGGAAGAAAatgaagagaaagagaggaaggcGGCCTGGGCCTCTACCCAGCCCAAccgagagaaaaaagaaagaggggtGCCTGAGCTTGGCCCATTAGAACATAAgaagcttttttttcttttgtatttaTGTGTGTATACATTTATGAATATATACAAGTATGTACGATATACTACCTAAGATAAAATGCAGACGAACATATTACACTCTTGTTCATATCtctattacttaaaaaaaaaactatattgaTTTCTAAAGCTTTCATGGGGTCTACCCTCCCCTCCTGTGTGGGTCCTACAGCCTCCCACATGCTCTTTTTTTTAAGTCCCACGTGCTCTCGTAGCTTCACGCGCCCTCTCGCATGGGTCCTACGTGCTCCCGCGTCTTACGTATAAAGCACATGCATCATACTAGAATTCAAATGGATTTTTGTATTTCATAGCAGTCAAGCATTTCTTGCCCTCTCAACAAGCGTGAAATCGCTCTGGTCAATGGATCACCTTTTGAGAGGAAGATTTTTCTAAATCTCACTTTTTCATTGAGCAATTAATTTTCTCAGTTCATCAGAATCGTGATTCCTACGAATCGCCTATTGATTGAAAGTAGCTGTGCAAGCTACCACGATAGGTTGTGGCCTCtccttagaccatctctaaccatatttccttcatttcgtttccttcccgATTCTTTTCtccgttctcattctctttattttctctcatctccaacagcttcactTCAAGGGAATcgcaaagggaaaggagagagaatctcgtcctgaagggaatgatatTGAAAATCCTTTCGTGACAAAAACCgtgaaaaaaaactattaaaacactgaaagaaacaaaaattacTTCACAACGAAAATCTAACCCCTAAAGAAAATCCTTGGTTGGTTTTATACTGTAGTTGGTGATGATATTAACCGCTCCCTCACAGGGGAGCCTTTAAAATTGTGACATACTTTTTTTATAATTCTTTAAATGGGACGTATATTTTTGTTAAATTAGAATATATATTCTTCAATCGCTGTCACTGCAACTGCTACCAaccccctcctgctgctgctcatACAGAACTTCAGCTCAGCTGCTACCGTCCGCCGGGATCAGCTTGGCCGCGCCGCGAATTGGTGAGGCTTCGCGCCGCGAATTGGTGAGGCTTCGCGCCGAGCTTGCGGCCCGCTTCCGGACGGCGCCGGAACGGGAGCACAACGCCTCTTCAAATTTCTAGCCTTTTCCTCGAGGATTCTGCTCCTTCTGAGCGCATCTGCGGTGCAGATCCGGTTCGTCTCCGTGAGCAATCCCCTTGCCATCGAGATTTCGCCCAAGAAACGCCCAGATGATCCAAAAAATCGGATCTTTTGAGCTTCGCTTCAGCTGAGGAAGGAAGGCACGAGCTTGCCGAGGGAATGAGGAAGAATTGGGGGCTCAGCTCCGGCCCCTCGCGGCCGTTCGCTGACCGCCGGTGGCTCCTCCCCTTCCTCGCGAGCCTGCTCGTCACGGCCACTCTCTTACTCGCCGCCGCCTGCGGCCTCTTCTCGCCGCCCTAtcccggcggcggcagcggcggcggggacgcCTTCCTGTTCGACGTGGTCTCCCTCGACAACTGGGACGAATCATCGCCGGGCGACGGCGCTCAGCTGCTggacgatgacgacgacaacCCCGACAATGCCGCCGTCAACTCGgacgactccgacgccgagCCGCCGCGGATCGCATACCTCCTTGAGGGCACCAAGGGGGACGGCCTGCGGATGCGGCGGACACTGCAGGCCATCTACCACCCGCGCAACCAGTACATCCTGCACCTGGACCTGGAGGCACCGCCGCGGGAGCGGATCGACCTGGCCATGTACGTCAAGGGCGACCCCATGTTCAGCCAGGTCGGGAACGTGCGGGTCATCGCCAAGGGCAACCTGGTCACCTACAAGGGGCCGACCATGGTCGCCTGCACACTGCACGCCGTGGCCATCCTCCTCAAGGAAGGGCTGGAGTGGGACTGGTTCATCAATCTCAGCGCGTCGGATTATCCGCTCATGACACAAGATGGTCAGTGTTATTGAGCTGcactttttttcttgatttttctggaGAGGGCAATCTTTTCTGTCTTGGCAAGTGGGCATCTCAATTTACACAGTTTACCAGCAGCCACCGTTTGTTTTCGAAGCCTGGTCGATAAAGTTGCTGATGGCAGCATTAACATGTTTCATAGGATCAGGTTTAGTATAGGCACCATAGACCATAGTAATAGATTACATCCTCCTACCTGCATTAGTCGCATTAGATTTCTTTTTGCATTATCTTTGCATATGAACACCTGTTAAGTGTCAACAAACTGAGCACACTATTTCACTGATGGTAACCTAGTCCGTTCACTCGATATTTCCTAAGTTGTCATCTTGAGAAACTCTCGGTGATTTGTTTTAACTACTTGTCATAACATGGTTCAATTTATCCATACCTCGAATTATATAGAATGAAGATTTTTGTGGATTTCAAACCTAATGCGAAAATCCCCAGTTTCAAATTTTCAATAGTATGCGTGTTAATTGTCATAACATGGATCAAGTAACAGGCctcaaattgtttttttttctagaacacACAAAAGAAC
Protein-coding regions in this window:
- the LOC133895255 gene encoding lysine-specific histone demethylase 1 homolog 2-like: MSPSPTPRRPPRRAASSRRASYDESLLDAALQAYLGDAPSRRIRRLRRLSAEERQRETETEALIALSLGFPIDELLPQERPLLPAPIADAPNDYIVVRNHILASWRADPSAPLPRARVLETVAATYDHLVAAAHGFLAREGHINFGVSAAFPAAPPADSAPHGAAVASVLVVGAGLAGLAAARQLLRFGLRVLVFEGRSRPGGRVYTSRLGGGKAAVELGGSVITGIHANPLGVLARQLSIPLHKVRDRCPLYYPDGRTVETRLDRSIDLVFNTLLDHATRLRESLNEAAEGISLGEGIEKLRRLYHVARTEEERVVLDWHLANLEFSNAGCLSELSLAHWDQDDAYEMGGDHCFLAGGNSRLVHALCDGVPVLYEKTVKRIEHGVDGVSVTVEGGQVFQADMALCTVPLGVLKSGSVVFDPELPEQKLGAIQRLGFGLLNKVAMVFPHVFWDEEIDTFGCLNKESSKRGKFFLFYSYHTVSGGAVLIALVAGEAALEFEKVDPVVALHQVLSILKGIYGPKGVTVPDPIQSVCTRWGSDPFCWGSYSHIRVGSSGADYDILAESVNGRLFFAGEATNRSYPATMHGALLSGLREASKILRAAESRAIFDHKKNSLQKSLRLPNGALEDLFMEPDLAFGRFSFVFSSVTPDDPEAPGLARISLDKRLLLQPKDHGSKEDQKDQNPAAEKIDHEAFHLYAIVSREQADRLRLSSDDDKSRLALLCKDLSVKLMGYDTTCDVGGDLILSILSARKARKRLQRPKNFKISH